Proteins from one Terriglobia bacterium genomic window:
- a CDS encoding outer membrane lipoprotein-sorting protein, whose translation MRKLSLFFVALFLFAFVAQAQTVDEIVAKNIAAKGGLSKLKALQTARITGSSAIGEMQAGFVLVQKRPDKVRQEISIQGLTMVQAYDGKNGWQIVPFTGKKDPEPMSGDELKAIQEQADFDSPLVDYKQKGHKVELVGKEQVDKAGTFHLRLTLKNGSVRELYLDDHSFLEIKTEEKINQGGQQAVSVSTMGDYKEVEGMMVPFSIEQRIKDGQGPGQKLAIQKVEFNVRVDDSVFVLPAPAPQPAPK comes from the coding sequence ATGCGCAAGCTCAGTTTATTCTTTGTAGCTCTGTTCCTGTTCGCGTTTGTGGCCCAAGCCCAGACCGTGGATGAGATCGTGGCCAAGAACATCGCCGCTAAAGGCGGGTTGTCCAAGCTCAAGGCGCTGCAAACGGCAAGAATCACCGGCAGCTCTGCCATCGGCGAGATGCAGGCTGGTTTTGTGCTGGTGCAAAAGCGCCCGGACAAGGTGCGCCAGGAAATCAGCATACAGGGTCTGACGATGGTCCAGGCCTACGACGGAAAGAACGGCTGGCAGATCGTTCCTTTCACCGGAAAGAAGGACCCCGAGCCCATGTCCGGCGACGAGCTGAAAGCGATCCAGGAGCAAGCGGACTTTGACAGTCCTCTGGTGGACTACAAGCAGAAAGGGCACAAAGTTGAGCTGGTGGGCAAGGAGCAAGTTGACAAGGCCGGCACGTTTCATCTGAGACTCACGCTGAAGAACGGTTCCGTCCGCGAACTTTACCTGGACGACCATAGCTTTCTCGAAATCAAGACTGAAGAGAAGATCAACCAGGGAGGCCAACAAGCGGTGTCGGTGAGCACAATGGGGGATTACAAGGAAGTGGAAGGGATGATGGTCCCCTTCTCGATTGAGCAGCGAATCAAAGACGGGCAAGGGCCGGGGCAAAAACTTGCGATCCAAAAAGTTGAATTCAATGTTCGGGTGGACGACTCGGTTTTCGTCCTGCCAGCGCCGGCACCGCAACCAGCACCCAAGTAA
- a CDS encoding metalloprotease family protein: protein MFFIPGFVISIATFPGVILHEAAHLFFCKVNKLAVFDVCYFRIGNPAGYVVHQTTEDFKKAFMVGMGPFFVNSLFCVIFCSAAFMPVWELEVADPMAYFFYWLGLSIGMHSFPSTQDLKEIWRLMPGEAARFNLLAIMSYPVVAIVYVLNFLRVVWADLGYGIAIGILAPLAVFHWLV, encoded by the coding sequence ATGTTCTTTATCCCCGGATTTGTCATTTCCATTGCGACTTTTCCCGGCGTCATCCTGCATGAAGCTGCGCATTTGTTCTTCTGCAAGGTGAACAAACTTGCGGTTTTCGACGTTTGTTACTTTCGCATTGGCAATCCGGCAGGTTACGTCGTCCACCAGACCACGGAAGATTTCAAGAAGGCCTTCATGGTAGGCATGGGGCCCTTCTTCGTGAACTCTTTGTTCTGCGTGATCTTCTGCTCAGCGGCATTCATGCCGGTGTGGGAGTTGGAAGTCGCGGATCCGATGGCCTATTTCTTTTATTGGCTTGGATTGTCTATTGGAATGCATTCCTTTCCCTCAACCCAGGACCTGAAAGAGATTTGGCGCCTCATGCCGGGTGAGGCTGCAAGATTCAATCTTTTAGCCATCATGAGCTACCCGGTCGTAGCGATCGTATACGTCCTGAACTTTCTTCGGGTGGTCTGGGCTGACTTGGGTTACGGTATCGCCATTGGCATTCTGGCGCCGCTGGCTGTGTTCCATTGGCTGGTCTAG